Proteins from one Juglans microcarpa x Juglans regia isolate MS1-56 chromosome 1S, Jm3101_v1.0, whole genome shotgun sequence genomic window:
- the LOC121247185 gene encoding kiwellin-1-like, giving the protein MRNFLCSKASFLLLFILLLTNCFDIEAQKCRPSGRIRGKKSPSAHCNTENDSVCCVRGKMYTTYRCSPSVSSNTKAYLTLNSFEHGGDGGGPSECDNQYHSDDTPVVALSTGWFNNKSRCLNNITISANGRNVLAMVVDECDSTMGCDADHDYQPPCPNNIVDASKAVWEALGVSREEWGGLDITWSDS; this is encoded by the coding sequence ATGAGGAACTTCTTGTGTTCAAAAGCATCTTTTCTCCTACTATTCATTCTTCTATTGACAAACTGTTTTGACATTGAAGCTCAGAAATGTCGTCCAAGCGGCAGGATCAGGGGAAAGAAGTCCCCTTCTGCACATTGCAACACAGAGAATGATTCTGTTTGTTGTGTTCGAGGCAAGATGTACACAACTTACCGATGTTCACCATCTGTTTCTAGTAACACCAAGGCCTATCTCACCCTCAACAGCTTCGAACAtggaggagatggtggtggTCCATCGGAATGTGACAACCAGTACCACTCTGATGACACACCTGTGGTGGCACTGTCTACGGGATGGTTCAACAACAAGAGCAGGTGTCTTAACAATATCACCATAAGCGCCAATGGGCGAAACGTGTTGGCCATGGTGGTGGACGAGTGTGACTCAACAATGGGGTGTGATGCAGACCATGATTATCAACCTCCATGTCCCAACAACATTGTTGATGCCTCCAAGGCTGTGTGGGAAGCTTTAGGTGTATCTCGTGAAGAATGGGGTGGTTTGGATATTACATGGTCCGATTCTTAA